A region from the Lolium perenne isolate Kyuss_39 chromosome 4, Kyuss_2.0, whole genome shotgun sequence genome encodes:
- the LOC127332233 gene encoding peroxidase 2-like: MASASLKLSIALTCALLLSSACHGLQVGYYKKSCPRVEAIVRDEVKKFVYKNAGIGAGLIRMFFHDCFVEGCDASVLLDPTPANPQPEKLSPPNFPSLRGFEAIDAAKDAVEKACPGVVSCADIVAFASRDAAYFLSRMTVKINMPAGRLDGRISNFTQALSNLPPPFFNITQLIASFAAKGLNTEDMVVLSGAHTIGVSHCSSFVSDRLAVPSDINAALAGILRRQCPANPTAANDPTVHQDVVTPNALDNQYYKNVLAHKILFTSDAALLTTPATTQMVLDNANIRGMWEDKFNKAMVKMGAIGVKTGNQGEIRRNCRVVNH, translated from the coding sequence ATGGCTTCAGCTTCGCTTAAGCTTTCTATTGCGCTAACATGTGCGTTGCTCTTGTCGTCCGCGTGCCATGGCCTGCAGGTGGGCTACTACAAGAAGTCGTGCCCCCGCGTGGAGGCCATCGTGAGGGATGAGGTGAAGAAGTTTGTCTACAAGAACGCCGGCATCGGCGCCGGGCTGATCCGCATGTTCTTCCATGACTGCTTCGTCGAGGGATGTGATGCCTCTGTCCTCCTGGACCCAACACCGGCCAACCCGCAGCCAGAGAAGCTCAGCCCTCCCAACTTTCCCAGCCTCCGCGGCTTCGAGGCCATCGACGCCGCCAAAGACGCCGTGGAAAAGGCATGCCCAGGCGTTGTATCATGCGCTGACATCGTTGCCTTCGCCAGCCGTGATGCGGCCTACTTCCTCAGCAGGATGACGGTCAAGATCAACATGCCGGCAGGCCGCCTGGATGGGCGCATTTCTAATTTCACTCAGGCCCTCTCCAACCTGCCACCTCCATTCTTTAACATCACTCAGCTCATCGCCAGCTTCGCCGCCAAAGGGCTCAACACAGAGGACATGGTGGTTCTTTCTGGCGCCCACACCATTGGGGTCTCACATTGCTCATCCTTCGTCTCTGACCGTCTTGCTGTCCCCTCCGACATCAACGCCGCCCTCGCCGGCATCCTAAGGAGGCAATGCCCCGCCAACCCGACCGCAGCCAACGACCCCACGGTGCACCAGGACGTGGTAACCCCTAACGCGCTTGACAACCAGTACTACAAGAACGTCCTTGCACACAAGATCTTGTTCACGTCAGATGCTGCCCTTCTTACCACACCGGCGACCACCCAGATGGTGCTTGACAATGCCAACATCCGTGGAATGTGGGAAGACAAGTTCAACAAGGCGATGGTCAAGATGGGTGCCATTGGAGTCAAGACTGGAAACCAAGGTGAAATCAGGAGGAACTGCAGGGTCGTCAACCACTGA